The genomic interval GAACAAGATactgcaggtgagaagaacaagaacaagataacaatgacaCGTACTCACtagaaacatggacaataacGGACCCCCAAAAAGGACCGATTTCGAACAATAGCTCTTCGTCAGCAAAGAATTCTAAAAAGAATGTAAAAATAgatatgatagaaatgaagagaaagacgaaaatcagccaagaagaagacagacagcaCCTAATGTTTTACCAAAATAAGAACAAAGCCTAAGGAACCTTATTTTACGTCAAGTTCTCCATAATATGCACTTATTGGCTCATTCCTTTTTTCTTACAAATACTTctacaaaacattcacaaaacaaaattttttaaataataaagaaaaaaaagttgaaaaacattTACATATCCAAACATATCTGCAAATATTCACAATACTTGCAATGTTAATACAATAGTTCTACGAGaattcacaatatttacatgTCGCACAGTAGGTAAAAAAAAGAGTTTCCCGAAGGAACCTGTATCCACAGAATTGTAGGCGACTGTCAGAGCTCTTCAATGATACAATAGCCACTGGTTTTGTCATTTACTTTACGTAATATTAACTTTGACATCTTGTAAGACACATTTACAATTGAAAGGAGAATAGGAATTGTTTGATCAACGTTCTTGTAAGATCATTTTTACAAATGAACAAAAGCAATGCCGAAGTTCCATATTTCTGACGTTAATCATAGACAAAATATAAAGCCAGAACTCATGGGAACATATTAAAATCCGACTAAAACAGTACATTTAAACAAAGTTAAAGGGTAAAAGAAGGtgatttcatttatttatattttttatttgtgaTGTATGATTACCATAGTTACCATGGATTAAATCATTTATGTTCAATTTTCTGTGCGGAGTAAAAGGTCTACAGGTCCCTACACGCACGTTATGTGAAACGACTCGCGCAGGAACAGCAAAACTCTATAACACACAGTTGCATGGATACTTATCAGACTATGCTCAAGGGGCCACGTGATCGTTTATATATGCAGGCCTATGTGTGAACTCATAAAGAAAAAAGCTATGATACAGATATCACAGTTACTGCGGACATTCATTCAGTTAATAACCGATGCGTCAGTTGGACGGCTTAACATGATCATAGTCAGAACCGATGACGACGTTTCGTTTTCCGATCCGTGTTCTGTTGTAGGTTTCATCCGGGGCATTGTGCACGTGATCATAGGCTGCGCGAGATGCTTCACTTTTCTCCTTCCTTGACTCATTCTGACGGGTGTCGGCAAAATCCAGGGTGTTGTAATCATCCACAAGAGAACCTTCCTCAGCAATTGTAGACTCCCTATTTTGTCCGTTTTGACCAAGAGAGGCAACTGCGCCGATTCTGTTGTAAGGATCTAAGGTTGCGCCCCTTGCCGCCTTGTCTCCAGTAGCGTTGTTTCCCTTGTGGCTGATGGTGTTATACTCGGTGTCGGAATGTCCAGGTTTGGGTGCAAGTGTCGGCTTCTTGCCTTTCTTGTTGACAACGCTGTACTCATCGTTAGGATTGGGCAGAACCGGCTTGTCGCCCACAATTTTCGCGAGGCTGTACCCTGGAGTAGGAGTCTTTTTGCCTGGCTTGTTGACAACGCTGTACACATCTCTCGGGTCTGGCTGTGCTGGGGCTGTGTTCTTCCCATGAGCGCCTGTAGCCGTTGGTTGTGTATCGTCAATGCAGCTGTAGTCGTCTTCCAGTGTTCCGTTCAGCTGATGTTGGTTGTAGTGGGACGCACCGTTGGTGAAGGGATCAGTGTGGGAGCTGCGAGTTTTCCCTGGAGCACCGTCCAAGGCAAGTTCGTATGGGTCGTCAGGATTGAAGTCTGCGTTACCAGCTGTTGCCTGGGTAAGCGTCCCCACTGCATCAATGTCTGTGTAGTCTCCATCTGCAAGCATCACAGCAAAACGGGATACAAGCGTATGACAGTTAGACAAGGAAGCGGATCTAGGAAACAAGAACATTTGGAAGTGACATATGGGTAAACTTTTAAACGTTATACATTCATATGGAATATATTGTTGGCATCTCCGGTATCGTTTGCATGAGTATGCTGACAATAACACAATGCAGAGAAGATGAATAATACTTGGACCTATTTcatcgttttcttcttcttgcgtcTTGGTTATGTTATGTGTTCTTATTTCATTAGAACATTACATTGAATATAGCACGAAATCATGACATATTTTCAAATtgccatcttcttcttctgcgttcgtgggctgaaactcccacgtacactcgtgttttttgcacgagtggaattttacgtgtatgaccgttttaccccgccatttaggcagccatacgccgttttcggaggaagttCAAATTGCCATGAATCAAGTGTTTGGCTCTTTTACTTCCTTCATCAACAAGAGCAACATGAATAGGGAAACGTGTATCATCAATTGTTTTGTTCAGTCTACGAGCAGAAATTATAATTTGCCACCAATGTCATGTTCTTATTTGAACATCAGTGAGTTTCGGAAACTATAATTATTTACCTCTTGCTGACGTTGACAATCCTTTGACACTGCTTTTTCTGCCAGCGGGTTTCCTGCAACAAGTTACACTGGATTAGAAGCAAACTTAACTACACgtgtttcactctctctctctctctctctctctctctctctctctctctctctctctctctctctctctctctctctctctctctctctctctctctctctctctctctctctctctctctctctctctctctgtacattGTTCATTTATTTGATAATGTGTGTTAGAATTAAGCATCCACACCACTGTATTGAGAGCACGATGGTTGGGAATAATGTGATAGGGTGGGGGTGTTTTGAGACTGAAATTGAGTGCAGACGATTATAGGTTACATGTATTTGCAGAATTAAAAGAGCATGGTATAGAGATGACTCTATTGATATGCAACGAGGCCGCATAAATTCAAACAATTAGGTTCTCAGCGTATCTCTGATATAAACAGTTGAACCTGAAAAAACTcagatctattttttttaatctgttttGTCCTGTCCTTATCACGTTTTACTTCAAAGACATCATGCATGTAAATTAAGACcggtacggttggcctagtggtaaggcgtcccccccccccccccccccgtgatcgggaggtcgtgggttcgaaccctggccgggtcatacctaagactttacaattggcaatctagtggctgctccgcctggc from Littorina saxatilis isolate snail1 linkage group LG7, US_GU_Lsax_2.0, whole genome shotgun sequence carries:
- the LOC138971031 gene encoding mucin-21-like gives rise to the protein MSAASSVLSDEVSDSTTTTPPSAENSTSDATTHLTSSSDTSTSGPPTAVCGNSASSSSSPSSPHESSTSSSSPQYSVTGGTTSGGSTEESSADGGTGKNVAVIVGALVAAVAVVVLFVIIFIVYRRKFQKRKPAGRKSSVKGLSTSARDGDYTDIDAVGTLTQATAGNADFNPDDPYELALDGAPGKTRSSHTDPFTNGASHYNQHQLNGTLEDDYSCIDDTQPTATGAHGKNTAPAQPDPRDVYSVVNKPGKKTPTPGYSLAKIVGDKPVLPNPNDEYSVVNKKGKKPTLAPKPGHSDTEYNTISHKGNNATGDKAARGATLDPYNRIGAVASLGQNGQNRESTIAEEGSLVDDYNTLDFADTRQNESRKEKSEASRAAYDHVHNAPDETYNRTRIGKRNVVIGSDYDHVKPSN